One segment of Erigeron canadensis isolate Cc75 chromosome 2, C_canadensis_v1, whole genome shotgun sequence DNA contains the following:
- the LOC122589636 gene encoding protein C2-DOMAIN ABA-RELATED 4-like, protein MEHLLGLLRVRIHRGVNLAVRDVNTSDPYVIIRMGKQKLKTRVVKNNVNPVWDEDLTLSVLEALPVKLEVYDHDTFSPDDKMGEASFDIQPFLEAIRMRLGSLPNNTIITNVKPTRTNCLAEESHVIWLEGKVVQNMVLRLQNVECGEVEIQLSWIDIPGSRGLH, encoded by the exons ATGGAACACTTGTTGGGTTTGCTAAGAGTTCGAATCCATAGAGGCGTAAACCTTGCGGTACGAGATGTCAATACGAGTGATCCTTATGTTATTATCCGTATGGGCAAACAG AAATTGAAGACTAGAGTGGTGAAAAACAACGTCAATCCTGTGTGGGATGAAGATTTGACTCTTTCTGTCTTAGAAGCTCTACCGGTTAaactt GAAGTATACGACCATGACACGTTTAGTCCGGATGACAAGATGGGAGAAGCTTCATTTGATATCCAGCCATTCTTGGAAGCTATTCGGATGCGTTTAGGGAGTCTGCCAAACAACACAATCATCACAAACGTCAAACCAACAAGGACCAACTGTTTGGCCGAAGAAAGCCACGTAATATGGCTAGAGGGAAAAGTTGTCCAAAACATGGTTCTTAGGTTGCAAAATGTCGAGTGTGGCGAGGTCGAGATTCAACTCTCGTGGATCGACATTCCAGGCTCTAGAGGTCTTCATTAA